In Pedobacter heparinus DSM 2366, the following are encoded in one genomic region:
- a CDS encoding tyrosine-type recombinase/integrase: protein MATISAKVYEHHKKADGTYNVKICVHHKDQRKFIDTNHYVVKKQLTAKLKIKDNFVNDLIDDQLKGYRKIISELGEKLNFFNAESLRDYLRDKDADVDFIKFCQLHIEQLKKENRTGTAGTHRTVRNSLIDYFKRDSVSITEINSNMLVSYERFLRSRRTMTRIVTEDGQTKEKTIDGLSDSGLHNHMRDLRTLFNAACNMYNNEDLGIYRIKHYPFKKYKVGSSPLTRKRNNTLDEVRAVRDCVTKAGSRAELAKEIYMLSFYLCGMNAVDFYHLTKNDIRAGRIDYNRAKTQGRRKDNAFISIKIIEEAKPLLEKYIEKLSVRYSTYGGLDTALSQGMKQLRKLTGIPGATIYWARHTFATIARNACRISKDDVALALNHVDDEHRTTDIYIEKDWSIVDEVQIKVIGLLRRLDMKIGAKQKKEASLEKAA, encoded by the coding sequence ATGGCAACCATAAGCGCAAAGGTTTATGAACACCACAAGAAAGCAGATGGCACCTACAATGTAAAAATCTGTGTCCATCACAAAGACCAAAGAAAGTTTATTGACACCAATCACTATGTAGTCAAGAAACAATTAACGGCAAAACTAAAGATCAAAGACAATTTTGTAAATGATCTGATTGATGACCAGCTGAAAGGCTATCGCAAGATTATCAGCGAACTTGGTGAAAAGCTCAACTTCTTTAATGCGGAATCCCTTAGAGATTACCTTCGCGACAAGGATGCTGACGTGGATTTTATCAAGTTCTGTCAGCTGCACATTGAGCAACTGAAAAAGGAAAATCGTACCGGAACAGCTGGGACCCATCGTACGGTACGTAACAGTCTGATTGATTATTTCAAACGGGACTCCGTATCTATTACAGAGATCAATTCAAATATGCTCGTCTCCTATGAAAGATTTCTAAGAAGCAGGCGTACCATGACCCGTATTGTAACCGAGGATGGCCAGACAAAAGAGAAAACAATTGACGGGCTTTCCGATAGTGGGCTACATAATCACATGCGTGATCTGCGTACGCTTTTCAATGCTGCCTGTAATATGTATAATAACGAAGACCTGGGTATTTACCGGATCAAGCATTATCCGTTTAAAAAGTACAAAGTTGGCTCCTCCCCACTTACCAGGAAAAGGAACAACACATTGGATGAAGTCAGGGCGGTGCGGGACTGCGTTACTAAAGCAGGAAGTCGGGCAGAATTGGCTAAAGAAATCTATATGCTGTCGTTCTATCTATGCGGGATGAACGCGGTAGACTTCTATCATTTAACAAAAAATGATATTAGGGCGGGACGAATTGATTATAACCGGGCTAAAACACAAGGCCGGAGAAAGGACAATGCGTTTATCAGTATTAAGATTATTGAAGAAGCCAAACCACTATTAGAAAAGTATATTGAAAAGCTATCTGTACGTTATTCAACATACGGTGGTTTGGATACCGCGCTAAGCCAGGGCATGAAGCAGCTGCGAAAACTCACGGGCATTCCCGGAGCAACAATTTATTGGGCAAGGCACACATTTGCAACTATAGCTAGGAATGCCTGCCGTATAAGCAAGGATGATGTTGCATTAGCCTTGAACCATGTAGACGATGAACACCGCACGACAGACATCTATATCGAAAAAGATTGGAGTATTGTTGATGAAGTACAGATTAAAGTCATCGGTCTATTGAGAAGGTTGGATATGAAGATTGGCGCAAAACAAAAGAAAGAAGCATCGCTAGAGAAAGCTGCATAA
- a CDS encoding DinB family protein yields MTENHSLSMYKYNTWANNTLLKHLKQLPEGICDTNIKSVFPSIIDTLIHIYIIDRGWYSILTKEYRSDDYETIKASVDRLVAETKDISLKDLEKKQQLLAADVQSFIESHDMNYRDTFSGVSMTYGEVFIHIVNHGTYHRGNITAMLYQLDQKGVPTDYGVYLYYATQA; encoded by the coding sequence ATGACAGAGAATCATTCGCTGTCCATGTATAAATATAATACATGGGCAAATAACACATTATTAAAACACTTAAAGCAATTGCCAGAAGGAATTTGCGATACAAATATCAAAAGTGTATTTCCTTCGATTATCGATACGCTGATCCATATTTACATTATCGACAGGGGATGGTATTCAATTTTGACTAAAGAATATCGTTCCGATGATTATGAGACCATTAAAGCGTCTGTGGATCGACTGGTAGCTGAAACAAAAGACATCAGTCTTAAAGATTTGGAGAAAAAACAGCAGTTGCTTGCTGCTGATGTTCAAAGTTTTATTGAAAGTCACGATATGAACTATCGCGATACATTTTCAGGTGTATCTATGACCTATGGAGAAGTTTTTATCCATATCGTCAATCATGGAACCTACCATCGGGGTAACATTACTGCAATGCTATACCAATTGGATCAGAAAGGAGTTCCGACAGATTACGGCGTATATCTTTATTACGCTACACAAGCATAA
- a CDS encoding VOC family protein encodes MVKFAYTIFYVQDVVKTIEFYERAFGFRRTFIADTAEFGQLDTGSTALSFSSIDLITGEITDGFIKSDISKKPLGMEVAFSTENVEQAYQAALDAGATKVAAPSVKPWGQTVGYLRDINGFLIELCTPITD; translated from the coding sequence ATGGTAAAGTTTGCTTATACAATCTTCTATGTACAAGATGTTGTTAAAACCATTGAATTCTATGAAAGAGCATTTGGATTTCGAAGAACATTTATTGCCGACACCGCCGAATTTGGTCAATTGGATACAGGTAGTACGGCACTTTCTTTTTCATCTATTGATCTAATTACAGGTGAAATTACAGACGGCTTTATCAAAAGCGATATAAGCAAGAAGCCGTTAGGAATGGAAGTCGCTTTTTCAACTGAAAATGTTGAACAAGCGTATCAAGCCGCATTAGATGCCGGAGCTACAAAAGTCGCTGCGCCGTCCGTTAAGCCATGGGGTCAAACCGTTGGGTATTTAAGAGACATTAATGGCTTTTTAATTGAACTATGTACGCCGATCACTGATTGA
- a CDS encoding GlxA family transcriptional regulator, with amino-acid sequence MKTISIIVPEQAVLSSIWDTKRLFAFANEMQQGKNADDFFKVQLVGFRKQIRLDGGSCIIEVDKTIAEVEYTDLIIVPAIWGDVMRGTQLNRHYFSWLINQYKNGAEIASYCVGAFIVAATGLLNGKRCATHWAYTNELLAYYPEIKLVPEKIITEQNGIYSSGGGTSYWNLLLYLLEKFTSRKVVIAATKYFLLDLARNSQSEFVMFKGQKEHGDKLVEKVQLYIENNYQEKINIERLATDFSVVRRTLERRFSKATKNTIAEYIQRTKIEVAKKEIEKDRKTINEIMYELDYADKKAFKDLFLKITGLTPIEYKRKYVRN; translated from the coding sequence GTGAAAACGATTTCGATCATAGTTCCTGAACAAGCTGTGCTTTCAAGTATTTGGGACACCAAGCGATTATTTGCTTTCGCCAATGAGATGCAGCAAGGAAAAAATGCCGATGACTTTTTTAAGGTTCAGTTAGTTGGCTTCAGGAAGCAAATCCGACTTGATGGTGGTTCGTGTATAATAGAGGTTGACAAAACGATTGCAGAAGTCGAGTATACCGATCTAATCATCGTGCCGGCAATTTGGGGTGATGTGATGAGGGGAACACAATTGAACAGGCATTATTTTTCCTGGCTTATTAATCAGTATAAAAACGGAGCTGAAATTGCAAGTTACTGTGTCGGAGCTTTTATAGTTGCCGCAACCGGATTGTTAAATGGAAAACGTTGTGCCACGCACTGGGCATATACAAACGAGTTGCTAGCCTATTATCCCGAAATCAAGCTCGTTCCGGAGAAAATAATAACGGAGCAAAACGGCATTTATTCAAGTGGCGGAGGGACATCTTATTGGAACTTGTTATTATATCTCCTGGAAAAGTTTACGTCAAGAAAAGTAGTCATTGCCGCGACTAAATATTTCTTACTGGATCTCGCCAGAAACAGCCAATCTGAATTTGTGATGTTTAAGGGACAGAAAGAACATGGCGATAAATTGGTAGAAAAGGTGCAATTGTATATTGAGAATAATTATCAGGAGAAAATTAATATTGAACGTTTGGCGACTGATTTTTCTGTGGTCAGAAGAACGCTAGAAAGGCGGTTCAGCAAGGCAACAAAAAACACCATTGCGGAATATATACAACGGACAAAAATAGAGGTAGCAAAGAAAGAGATCGAGAAGGACAGAAAAACAATCAATGAAATAATGTATGAACTCGATTATGCGGATAAGAAAGCTTTTAAAGATTTGTTTCTTAAAATAACTGGCTTGACGCCAATAGAATATAAAAGGAAATACGTCAGAAATTGA
- a CDS encoding VOC family protein, whose product MKKLDPYLNFHGNTEEVFLFYKSVFGGEFTSLIRFGELPGSEKMSETDKSKIFNVTLPIGEFNVLMGTDILESMNQNLNVGDNFHINVTLDTENETRQIFERLSERGQIIMPLAKEDWSQLFGMCKDQFGIQWMIKLATN is encoded by the coding sequence ATGAAAAAATTAGATCCATACTTGAACTTCCATGGAAATACAGAAGAAGTATTTCTTTTTTATAAATCTGTTTTCGGCGGGGAATTCACTTCCTTAATTCGTTTTGGTGAACTACCCGGCAGTGAGAAAATGTCCGAAACCGATAAATCCAAGATCTTTAATGTCACATTACCCATCGGAGAATTTAACGTGCTCATGGGAACTGACATATTAGAGTCAATGAACCAGAATTTGAACGTTGGTGATAACTTCCATATTAATGTCACGCTCGACACCGAAAATGAAACAAGGCAAATTTTTGAACGACTTTCAGAAAGAGGACAGATCATTATGCCACTAGCCAAAGAAGATTGGAGTCAATTATTCGGCATGTGCAAGGATCAGTTTGGAATACAGTGGATGATAAAACTAGCTACAAATTAA
- a CDS encoding DoxX family protein yields the protein MKKLILRTDENWSGFVTRVTIGLVIFPHGAQKVFGWFGGPGYQKEMIFFIDTLSLPWIIAFLVILIEFLGALSLIIGFASRIWATAMIILFTGMILMEHKQYGFFMNWFGNQRGEGFEYHLLIIGLSLATLISGGGKYSLDFLITKEKKSFA from the coding sequence ATGAAAAAGCTCATACTCAGAACTGATGAAAATTGGTCGGGTTTTGTGACCCGCGTAACTATCGGCTTGGTGATATTTCCACACGGAGCGCAAAAAGTATTTGGATGGTTCGGTGGTCCTGGTTATCAAAAAGAAATGATTTTTTTTATCGACACGCTTTCTTTACCATGGATAATTGCATTTCTGGTTATCCTGATTGAGTTTTTGGGTGCGCTATCGTTAATAATTGGATTTGCTTCGAGAATTTGGGCGACAGCCATGATTATTCTTTTTACAGGTATGATTCTGATGGAACATAAACAATATGGTTTTTTTATGAATTGGTTTGGTAATCAGCGGGGAGAAGGATTCGAGTATCATTTATTAATTATTGGATTGTCACTGGCCACATTAATTAGTGGGGGTGGTAAGTATTCATTGGACTTTTTAATAACAAAAGAAAAAAAATCGTTTGCGTAA
- a CDS encoding phytanoyl-CoA dioxygenase family protein yields the protein MFETDGFILLENFLEEWEIPILKQAVANVVAEKRVSSCIRPNNTLTTLRWNDPIVSHLLSSASRITAISQATKTKDLKWISGYISSKEPRSEALWWHQDWWCWQHPISFKKEAPQIAVLCYLSPVNKENGALRVLPGSHHTYTELHASLPEAHAGIGHFDPDNLSLKDYCGQFTLELKAGDAVVIDYRLLHGTHPNLSSERRDCVMITFTPDWKSLPEEIQGHLSRNYSLPFYDEMRVALNYPVDLLPEYKLTARDLEVIRVPPQDFKLIDESIT from the coding sequence ATGTTTGAGACCGATGGCTTTATTCTACTGGAAAACTTTCTGGAAGAATGGGAAATACCTATTCTGAAACAAGCTGTGGCGAATGTCGTTGCTGAAAAGCGCGTTTCGTCTTGCATTCGGCCAAATAACACTTTAACTACTCTGAGGTGGAATGATCCTATCGTCTCTCATTTGCTTTCCTCCGCAAGCCGTATTACAGCTATAAGCCAGGCGACCAAAACGAAAGATCTAAAATGGATTTCAGGTTATATTAGCAGTAAGGAACCGCGAAGCGAAGCGCTTTGGTGGCATCAAGATTGGTGGTGCTGGCAACATCCTATCAGTTTTAAGAAAGAGGCGCCGCAAATTGCTGTTTTATGTTATTTAAGTCCCGTAAACAAGGAAAATGGTGCTTTGAGGGTGTTGCCAGGGTCACATCACACCTACACAGAATTACATGCTTCATTACCTGAGGCACATGCAGGTATAGGGCACTTTGATCCCGACAATCTATCGCTAAAAGACTATTGCGGACAATTCACATTGGAACTTAAAGCGGGCGATGCCGTGGTTATTGACTACCGACTTTTACATGGCACACACCCCAATCTCAGTTCGGAAAGAAGAGATTGTGTTATGATTACTTTCACACCAGATTGGAAATCTCTACCGGAAGAAATTCAAGGTCACCTTTCAAGAAATTATTCTTTGCCTTTCTACGACGAAATGCGAGTAGCTTTAAATTACCCAGTAGATCTGTTACCTGAATATAAACTCACCGCGAGAGACCTTGAGGTTATTAGGGTGCCGCCTCAGGATTTCAAGTTGATAGATGAAAGCATAACCTAA
- a CDS encoding DUF4199 domain-containing protein gives MERYKIELKWAFTFAVMTLLWTLVEELGGLHDKHIDRQPVFGAFILVPAVVIYVMALKAKRKEYGGTFTYKQVFFSGLLLSLFIGLFSIATSVINLKIISPHYLSNAAKHAVATGNVKIEEANQQYAMWGFIISSAIAAVINGIIITAIVMLFLKDRKQRSLAI, from the coding sequence ATGGAAAGATATAAAATTGAATTAAAGTGGGCTTTCACTTTTGCAGTAATGACTTTGTTATGGACACTAGTAGAAGAATTGGGCGGATTGCACGATAAGCATATAGACCGGCAGCCGGTTTTTGGTGCATTCATTCTAGTGCCTGCTGTTGTAATTTATGTAATGGCCTTGAAAGCTAAACGTAAAGAATATGGTGGAACTTTTACCTATAAACAGGTTTTTTTTAGTGGTCTTTTACTAAGTTTATTTATCGGATTATTTAGCATTGCAACCAGCGTTATCAACCTCAAAATTATTTCTCCGCATTATTTAAGTAATGCGGCAAAACACGCAGTCGCTACCGGAAATGTCAAAATAGAAGAGGCAAACCAGCAGTATGCAATGTGGGGATTCATAATATCCAGCGCAATTGCCGCTGTGATTAACGGTATAATTATTACAGCGATCGTGATGCTTTTTCTAAAGGATAGAAAGCAACGAAGTTTAGCCATTTAA
- a CDS encoding GlxA family transcriptional regulator, producing MKHISILIPTGGVLGGIEIARNMIAEANNYVISKGNEAVFQMQLVGAKKNIELNERQVLIRPDVTINYLKQTDLIIIPAINVDLELNNNPNVPLINWVRQMRKQGAEVACLCVGAFLLAKTGILDGKTCTTHWKASELFINQYPEIKLLKEKIITDEDGIYSSAGGFSMLNLIVYLIEKYAGREVALYCAKFFQVDIDRNAQLPFIIFQGQKEHNDIQVKQAQTYIEEHYQQRITIDQLAEMLAMGRRSLERRFKKATSNTLNEYIQRVKIEAAKKQLESGEKKINDIMLEVGYSDQNSFRHSFKLFTGLLPNEYRSKYHSRITN from the coding sequence ATGAAACATATATCCATACTTATCCCAACAGGGGGCGTATTGGGCGGTATTGAAATCGCCCGCAATATGATTGCAGAGGCCAATAATTATGTCATCAGTAAGGGGAACGAGGCCGTGTTTCAAATGCAGCTTGTAGGAGCAAAGAAAAATATTGAACTGAACGAGCGTCAAGTCTTAATTCGACCGGATGTTACAATAAATTATTTAAAACAAACCGATCTTATAATTATTCCAGCGATCAATGTCGATTTGGAACTCAACAATAATCCAAATGTGCCGCTTATCAACTGGGTAAGGCAGATGCGTAAACAAGGTGCTGAGGTGGCATGTCTCTGTGTTGGTGCCTTTTTGCTAGCTAAGACCGGGATTTTAGACGGTAAAACCTGTACAACGCACTGGAAAGCTTCAGAGCTTTTCATCAATCAATACCCCGAGATAAAGCTTTTAAAGGAAAAAATCATTACGGATGAAGATGGAATATACTCTAGCGCCGGTGGATTTTCTATGCTAAACCTCATAGTATATCTGATTGAAAAATACGCCGGCAGGGAAGTTGCCTTGTATTGTGCTAAGTTTTTCCAGGTAGATATCGACAGGAATGCACAGTTGCCATTTATAATTTTTCAGGGACAAAAAGAACACAACGATATTCAGGTTAAACAGGCCCAAACATACATCGAGGAACACTACCAACAGCGCATTACAATAGATCAGTTAGCAGAGATGCTGGCAATGGGTCGCCGTAGTCTAGAAAGAAGGTTTAAAAAGGCAACTTCCAATACGCTGAACGAATACATACAACGAGTAAAAATTGAGGCAGCAAAAAAACAATTGGAAAGTGGTGAAAAGAAGATTAATGACATCATGCTGGAAGTGGGGTATTCCGATCAGAATAGTTTCAGGCACTCCTTCAAATTATTTACCGGGTTACTGCCGAATGAATACCGAAGCAAATACCATAGCAGAATTACTAATTAA
- a CDS encoding Crp/Fnr family transcriptional regulator, giving the protein MAIDQFFKKIRTYTALSKEAESAWGNLLKEKTYKKGENFIRIGQVPKKVAFVMNGLLSQYYVDDNGDTVIKYFFPEGRIAGSIPATLQQSESLFDITALEETTVLEYDFMAFKKLVSAYPDVAAFYIRYLEQHWIIDKEPYEVSLRSDSAKIRYADFLRKYPELVKRLKKHQIAAYLGITPTQLSRIFGYSR; this is encoded by the coding sequence ATGGCGATCGATCAGTTTTTCAAAAAAATAAGGACGTACACGGCGCTTTCAAAAGAAGCTGAATCTGCCTGGGGGAACCTGCTCAAAGAAAAGACCTATAAAAAAGGTGAAAACTTCATAAGAATTGGGCAGGTACCAAAAAAGGTAGCGTTTGTAATGAACGGACTTTTATCACAATACTACGTTGATGATAATGGCGATACGGTCATAAAATATTTTTTTCCTGAAGGAAGGATCGCTGGCTCAATTCCGGCTACGTTGCAACAGTCGGAAAGTTTGTTTGACATTACAGCACTGGAAGAAACAACCGTTCTTGAATATGATTTTATGGCATTCAAAAAGTTGGTTTCAGCTTATCCCGATGTTGCTGCATTTTATATTCGTTACCTGGAACAGCATTGGATTATAGACAAAGAACCCTATGAGGTTTCGCTGCGGAGCGATTCGGCAAAAATTCGCTATGCTGATTTTTTACGGAAATATCCTGAGCTTGTCAAAAGACTGAAAAAGCATCAAATCGCCGCCTATCTGGGCATTACTCCTACACAGTTAAGCCGGATTTTTGGTTATAGCAGATAA
- a CDS encoding VOC family protein — protein sequence MKQVFINLAVKDVEKSLDFYTQLGFSVNPQFSDEQTKCMVWSETIFVMISSHEKFKTFIIRPISDTKNSVASWFALSVGSLETLNEFVENGLKAGGTEPTPIKDYGFMQLRNLEDLDGYTWEIFFMDTTKIPNQD from the coding sequence ATGAAACAAGTATTTATCAATTTAGCCGTAAAAGACGTTGAAAAATCACTGGATTTTTATACCCAGCTTGGATTTAGCGTCAACCCACAGTTTTCTGACGAACAAACAAAATGTATGGTTTGGAGCGAAACTATTTTTGTCATGATTTCGAGCCATGAAAAATTTAAGACGTTTATAATTAGGCCAATTTCCGATACCAAAAACAGCGTGGCTAGTTGGTTCGCCTTATCAGTGGGAAGTTTAGAAACGCTAAATGAGTTTGTAGAAAACGGACTAAAGGCAGGCGGCACAGAACCTACACCCATTAAAGATTATGGCTTCATGCAACTGCGTAACCTGGAAGATCTGGACGGGTATACTTGGGAAATATTCTTTATGGACACCACAAAAATCCCTAATCAAGACTAA
- a CDS encoding DUF4199 domain-containing protein, translating to MEKYKIEIKWVFIFAAMYLLWMTMEKLAGLHDKHLEQQQLVSMFVLIPAILIYVLAIRDKKKNYYAGNITYKQSFMSGLVLTLFVVLLSPINQLITSYIITPDYFANVIAHTVKSGMFTREQAEAQFNIKSYIITSIVAGFLTGLAFTAIISIFTKSKTRLA from the coding sequence ATGGAAAAGTATAAAATTGAAATCAAATGGGTATTCATTTTTGCAGCAATGTATCTGCTATGGATGACAATGGAAAAATTGGCGGGCTTACACGATAAACATCTGGAACAACAGCAGTTGGTCAGCATGTTTGTACTGATACCTGCTATTCTTATTTACGTGCTTGCCATCAGGGACAAAAAGAAAAACTACTACGCAGGAAACATCACTTACAAGCAAAGTTTCATGAGCGGATTGGTACTTACCTTATTCGTGGTGTTGCTCAGCCCTATCAATCAGCTTATTACCTCTTACATCATTACACCTGACTACTTTGCCAATGTCATCGCGCATACCGTGAAATCAGGAATGTTTACCCGAGAGCAGGCTGAAGCACAATTCAATATTAAAAGCTATATCATTACAAGTATCGTTGCAGGGTTCCTAACAGGCTTAGCTTTCACTGCCATCATTTCCATATTCACCAAATCAAAAACCAGATTAGCATGA
- a CDS encoding DUF1801 domain-containing protein, with translation MSKTNKIDEFINKLNHPLKAEIDEAITIIRGASNDLEEDVKWGGPSFDYKQPMATLSLRVPGTIVFIFHKGELIKDKTGLLEAAPKGKAYLKLHSMKEIKENKVNIQHIVKEWIKLMDA, from the coding sequence ATGAGCAAAACAAACAAAATAGACGAGTTTATCAATAAACTCAACCACCCGTTGAAAGCCGAAATTGACGAGGCCATAACAATAATCCGTGGTGCAAGTAACGACCTGGAAGAAGACGTAAAATGGGGCGGTCCAAGTTTTGATTACAAGCAGCCAATGGCGACGCTAAGTTTAAGGGTACCCGGAACAATTGTTTTCATCTTTCACAAGGGAGAACTGATTAAAGATAAAACTGGCTTACTGGAAGCCGCACCCAAAGGCAAAGCCTATTTGAAACTTCATTCCATGAAAGAAATAAAAGAAAACAAGGTGAACATCCAGCACATCGTAAAAGAATGGATTAAACTTATGGATGCCTGA
- a CDS encoding SRPBCC family protein: MGTQNLIAKAEVLIAASTAEVWQALIDPALIKKYMFGTTVQSDWKKGSKITWQGEWKGKKYEDKGEITAIEPNKVLQYTHFSPLSGLEDKPENYHTVTIGLSAENDQTKVVLTQDKNLSEKGQQESQKNWENMLQSLKEVVESN, encoded by the coding sequence ATGGGAACACAAAATTTAATTGCAAAAGCTGAAGTATTGATCGCCGCTTCAACAGCAGAGGTTTGGCAAGCGCTGATTGATCCTGCATTAATCAAAAAGTACATGTTTGGTACAACTGTTCAATCCGATTGGAAAAAAGGCAGTAAGATCACCTGGCAGGGCGAATGGAAAGGAAAAAAATACGAAGACAAAGGCGAGATCACCGCTATTGAACCCAATAAAGTATTGCAGTATACACACTTTAGCCCTTTGTCTGGTCTGGAAGATAAACCAGAAAACTACCACACGGTAACTATTGGTCTTTCGGCGGAAAACGATCAAACAAAAGTGGTATTGACCCAGGACAAAAACCTATCGGAAAAGGGCCAGCAGGAATCGCAGAAGAACTGGGAGAACATGCTTCAATCGCTTAAAGAGGTGGTGGAAAGCAACTGA
- a CDS encoding RidA family protein — MKTCPLIFLLVPLCLAGCSIERKTYNPTGAAFSQAYGIKNYKQLVFVSGQVPEDEKENIPDNFRDQAALAWKNVETQLKAAKMGLKNIVKYTIYLSDRKYRRENYEVRYKVLGDHQPAMSIVITGIYDEKWLLEIEAIAAK, encoded by the coding sequence ATGAAAACATGTCCACTTATTTTCCTTTTGGTGCCCCTATGTCTGGCCGGTTGCAGTATTGAAAGAAAGACTTATAATCCCACAGGGGCTGCATTTTCACAAGCCTACGGTATTAAAAATTATAAACAATTGGTCTTTGTCAGCGGGCAGGTACCGGAGGATGAAAAGGAAAACATTCCCGATAACTTTCGTGACCAGGCGGCACTGGCCTGGAAAAACGTGGAAACGCAACTAAAAGCTGCCAAAATGGGCCTGAAGAACATTGTGAAGTACACGATATACCTTTCCGACCGAAAATACCGCAGGGAAAACTATGAGGTGCGCTATAAAGTGCTGGGTGATCATCAACCGGCCATGTCCATTGTTATCACCGGCATCTATGATGAAAAATGGTTGCTGGAAATTGAAGCCATAGCCGCAAAATAA
- a CDS encoding alpha/beta hydrolase: MHARKITFQSEAEKLQGERDGYRRIIPMAGVVEALYAIHDKYLDTDFGTIPVRIYRPNDKKPLPVLIYFHGGGYVSGGLDTHDQQLRYFSKHAGIIVIAVAYSLAPERKYPAAISDAYYTVKWVHENCAALHIDHKHIAIGGDSAGGLLSALLAMKLRDEKIIPIAFQLLLCPNLDLTMSSDSWKALGEKAYILSARKQIDFYNWFLPSDIDRGNETVSPIFASDFSVLPPTMIVTAAADPLKDEGRLYMEKLQQARVPVMHKEYEGVVHGFYQLSGVIDKGKVALDDVCAALKAALAGE, encoded by the coding sequence ATGCACGCGCGGAAAATTACCTTTCAAAGCGAGGCTGAAAAGTTGCAGGGTGAACGGGACGGCTACAGGCGTATCATCCCGATGGCAGGTGTCGTCGAGGCGCTTTATGCCATCCATGACAAGTACCTGGATACTGATTTTGGTACTATCCCTGTCAGGATCTATCGCCCCAATGATAAAAAGCCGCTACCGGTACTGATCTACTTCCACGGTGGTGGTTATGTATCCGGTGGGCTGGATACGCATGATCAACAGCTACGCTATTTTAGTAAGCATGCCGGAATCATCGTCATAGCTGTTGCTTATAGCCTGGCTCCGGAACGAAAGTATCCGGCAGCCATTAGCGATGCTTATTATACGGTGAAGTGGGTACATGAAAATTGTGCTGCGCTCCATATTGACCATAAACACATCGCTATAGGTGGAGATAGCGCCGGTGGTTTGTTGAGCGCGCTTTTAGCGATGAAATTAAGGGATGAAAAAATCATTCCTATTGCCTTTCAGCTGTTGCTTTGTCCCAACTTGGATCTGACCATGAGTTCTGATTCATGGAAAGCACTTGGCGAAAAAGCTTATATACTGTCTGCACGAAAGCAAATAGATTTCTATAACTGGTTCCTGCCATCGGATATAGACCGGGGCAACGAAACAGTTTCTCCCATATTTGCGTCAGATTTTTCCGTTCTTCCGCCAACGATGATCGTTACCGCTGCTGCTGATCCATTGAAAGACGAAGGTCGGCTATATATGGAGAAATTACAGCAGGCACGCGTCCCTGTGATGCACAAAGAATATGAAGGTGTTGTACACGGCTTCTATCAGCTTTCAGGGGTTATAGATAAGGGTAAGGTTGCGCTGGATGATGTGTGTGCGGCATTGAAAGCGGCCCTTGCCGGTGAATAA
- a CDS encoding VOC family protein produces the protein MKAIENIILPVSNQNISKEFYLKLGFQIVIEVDMGEGHQWIQLGLNDQYTTIALLKNWPYSKLVAGSFQGLILETDDIYREKEELERKGIYMSEIRETRSGKIAFIKDPDDNGLTIHQFIFRSQLNNLKK, from the coding sequence ATGAAAGCAATTGAAAATATCATCTTACCTGTTTCGAATCAAAATATTTCAAAGGAGTTCTATTTAAAGTTAGGATTTCAAATAGTGATCGAAGTAGATATGGGGGAAGGTCATCAATGGATCCAGTTAGGATTAAATGATCAGTATACCACAATCGCACTATTAAAAAATTGGCCCTACAGCAAGTTGGTAGCTGGTAGTTTCCAAGGGCTAATTTTGGAAACTGATGACATATATCGGGAAAAGGAAGAATTGGAAAGGAAAGGAATTTATATGTCTGAAATCCGGGAAACACGCTCTGGGAAAATCGCTTTTATCAAAGATCCCGATGATAATGGTCTTACAATTCACCAATTTATTTTTCGTAGTCAATTAAATAATCTAAAAAAATAG